One part of the Dysidea avara chromosome 10, odDysAvar1.4, whole genome shotgun sequence genome encodes these proteins:
- the LOC136268123 gene encoding reticulon-3-like, with protein sequence MENDPTNESEGYIEVDNETASSSKEPGDVHQSAHSESVLDSPSDATMMTECTSGSSVEDIPSSRSSDDSHPRGYMSFLNALDQDVLEILYWRKPQKTGAMFGFTLLFLLAVGMNPFLHTVVLLLLASMVVSLLYCVGMVLWNSFYNRPVENPFKEILQRNTVVSQEAIIQVATTVAEKIDYWSLLLFQLILFHNVKASLKFGVVMWILSYITPYLTLILALFFSILLLFTVPKLYEVYETEINRYIGLAHDKVNLAMQKVQTAIPGLGKSKEE encoded by the exons ATGGAAAACGATCCCACTAACGAAAGTGAGGGCTATATCGAGGTTGATAATGAAACAGCGAGTAGTTCCAAAGAACCAGGTGATGTGCATCAGTCAGCACACTCAGAAAGTGTACTAGACTCTCCTAGTGACGCTACTATGATGACGGAATGTACTAGTGGTTCATCTGTGGAAGATATACCAAGCTCTAGATCAT CTGACGACTCTCATCCACGTGGTTATATGTCATTCCTAAATGCACTGGATCAAGATG TACTGGAAATTCTGTATTGGAGAAAACCCCAAAAGACAGGTGCTATGTTTGGATTTACTCTGCTATTTCTTTTGGCTGTTGGAATGAATCCGTTTCTTCATACTGTTGTTCTACTGTTGCTTGCTTCAATGGTAGTATCTCTGCTGTATTGTGTTGGCATGGTTCTATGGAACAGTTTCTACAACAGACCAGTTGAAAATCCTTTTAA GGAAATTCTTCAAAGGAACACTGTTGTTTCCCAGGAAGCA ATCATTCAAGTTGCTACAACAGTGGCAGAGAAGATTGACTACTGGAGCTTGTTGTTGTTTCAATTGATACTGTTCCACAATGTTAAGGCTTCACTAAAG TTTGGTGTGGTAATGTGGATTCTATCTTACATCACTCCATATCTGACTTTGATATTGGCTCTGTTCTTTA GTATTCTGCTGTTGTTTACTGTTCCAAAACTATATGAAGTGTACGAG ACTGAAATAAACAGGTACATTGGATTAGCACATGATAAGGTTAACTTAGCTATGCAAAA GGTACAAACAGCAATACCAGGCCTTGGTAAGAGTAAGGAGGAGTGA
- the LOC136268122 gene encoding RNA polymerase II-associated protein 1-like — MLRRPKPEDTEEDILALQEEFMKSGNLPSASLTKTGVNKKVGYRAPQSRVDCTVDRSDKKSRFKMQQEVKNKMKESEPLSTSSTYENGLSNGVVSATVKERDVVALDLPHFPCLTKYTKDGFPSSVAVPKENLFAKKNRSYPNKSIFAQMLDSSTNESFGIQEASPSLGVSSDLSHSNIKSFGNDENTLSHSTLLAGDGLVCGSVSREEALLELQRIHYENLHTLAGLSQEEILEEQLRIKELLGSRVSIFTKKAKTNEGNTNGKKDDISIRTDSQLESNNLSTDDGCSS; from the exons ATGTTGCGCAGGCCGAAACCCGAAGATACGGAGGAAGACATTCTAGCTTTGCAAGAAGAATTTATGAAATCTGGAAATCTTCCTTCAGCCAGTTTAACTAAAACAGGAGTTAACAAGAAGGTTGGCTATCGAGCACCTCAAAGTAGAGTGGACTGCACAG TTGATAGATCAGACAAGAAGTCACGTTTTAAAATGCAGCAAGAAGTTAAGAATAAAATG AAAGAAAGTGAGCCATTGTCTACAAGTAGCACTTATGAAAATG GTTTGAGTAATGGAGTTGTCTCAGCAACTGTCAAG GAAAGGGATGTAGTTGCTCTAGATCTCCCACACTTTCCTTGTCTTACAAAATATACTAAAGACGGATTTCCatcttcagtggctgtaccaAAG gaaaatttgtttgcaaaaaaGAATAGATCATACCCCAATAAGAGTATTTTTGCACAAATGCTTGACAGCTCAACCAATGAATCATTTGGTATACAAGAAGCTTCACCATCACTGGGAGTATCTTCAGATCTGAGTCATTCTAACATTAAGTCGTTTGGAAATGATGAGAATACATTGTCCCATTCTACTTTACTGGCTGGAGATGGGTTGGTGTGTGGAAGTGTATCAAGGGAAGAAGCTCTACTTGAACTACAAAGAATACATTATGAAAATCTTCACACTCTTGCTGGTTTATCACAAGAAGAAATACTCGAAGAGCAACTTAGAATCAAGGAACTACTGG GATCCAGGGTATCAATTTTTACGAAAAAGGCAAAAACTAATGAAGGCAACACTAACGGCAAAAAAGATGATATTTCTATCAGAACAGATTCTCAACTAGAATCAAATAATCTCTCAACAGATGATGGGTGTTCCAGTTGA